Below is a window of Virgibacillus sp. NKC19-3 DNA.
GCTGTGTTTCTGGCATCCTGTAATGCTTCATGTAAATAATTCTTGGCACTTCCTGCATGTAATATGATATTCATTGAGAATTGTTCAATGTCCATGATGCAGCCCTCCATAATGGATCAGATGTATCGAATGATCATTTAACCATTCTTGAACCTTGTTGTCTACCAGTATCTCTAACTCTTTCATTCGAGTAAAATCATAACTTGACACCCTTCTTAACCATGCATCTAAGAAAGCAGGATGACACATAACCTCAGTTGTCCCCGGTTTTATATTTGAAAAAATAGCTAATAAATAAGCAACGGATACATTTTCCTCTCCATAAAAATCATAATGAAAATAGTCTGTGGTACGACCTTTTCCTATTACCGCTGTTTCGGAAAAGGTCCTTACAGGTAACTGATAGCGCTCAGCAACTTCTATAACTGCCTCCAGGGCATCCGGGATATGAAGATGCATATGATGATGACTATCGATGTGTGTTACATTACCATACCATTCATGCAGCAACTCAAGCTGTGCCTTTAGTTCATCTTTTATGTCCCATGTTTTGGCAGCATCAATCAATGACCTTCCTTTTAAAAAGTGTCCACGATGATCCGTTAAACTACTATTATGTGAGAAAATAGGCCGACCTGCGTCCAAAACAAAATGCAAGCCAATTCCAAGATCTGGATAACTTTTCGCTTCTGTTAAGCTTTGCTTTGAAAATGCCGTATTGACCATTGCTGTAGTGCTGGTTAAAATACCATGTCGATGTGCATAAAGAATACCTGCAGAAGCACCTGGCGTCAAACCAAAATCATCCGCATTTATAATTAATTGTTTTGATGAAGATTTATTCATATATACCATTCTCCTTACACATCCTTGGAAGCAGCAGCTTGTTCGTTCGTTTCCTCTTCCTCCATCAGTTTTTTATCATATAACCGGAAGAATGGATAATAGATAAACATAGCAACAACCAGATTCACCATCATTAACACTCCTCCACGCCAATCACCGGTTGTCAATATACCTGAAAATGGCGGTGGCGTTGTCCACGGCACAATAACATATGGTTTGCCGACAATACCAAGTGACATCGAAAAATAGGTTATGATCCCAACTGCCAATGGCGCAAGAATGAATGGAACGAATAATAATGGGTTCATGACAATTGGTGCTCCAAAGATCACCGGCTCACTTATATTGAAAAAACTGGCCCAAATAGAACCCCTTCCTAATCCTTTTAAATGTTTCGAACGTGCTCGCCACACAAACAATATCGTTAATGCAAGTGCCATGCCGGAACCACCGACAGCCCACCAAATCGCCATAAAAGGTTGACCGATTACATGCGGCAATGCTTCCCCAGCTTGCTGTGCTGCAACGTTCTGATCTGTCAAACTATACCAAATTGGAGCCATAACACTAGCAACAATTGAAATTCCATGTATACCAAACGACCATAGAAGATGAACAAGAATAATCGCGATCATCGCGCCCCAAAAGCTACCTCCCATAGCTTCTAATGGTTGACGTAAGACAGCACTGACGATACCATGTAAGGATAAATCAAATGAGCTTGTTAAAAGTAGATCTACCCCCCAGACGATAAAAATAATAACAGCTCCCGGAATTAGTGCGCTAAATGCGCGCCAGACAGAAGGCGGGACTCCTTCGGGCATACGAATGACAATATTCCTATTTTCAAAAAAACGGTATACTTCAACGGTGAAAATCGCTAATACAATCGCAATAAACAATCCCTCTGCTCCCATTAAATTTAAAGGAATATCACCTTCTTCAGTTAGAGGCGTAGCAACCATGAAAGCTGCTAAAGCTAACACCCCCGCTGAAAGTCCATCCATTTTATAACTATTAGCGAGACTATAAGAAATTGCAAACACTGCAACAAGTCCTAACATCCCAAAAGTAGCATCTACAGGAATATTTAGTGTAGGAGCATAAGGTTCCATAAATGTTTCCCATGACTCAATTGGTGGGGATGATATAATTAAAAATATACTACCGATAATAAGTAAAGGCATTGCTGCAACAATTCCATCCCGTACTGCCTTTAAGTGACGCTGTTCGGCCAATTTCCCTGCAACCGGCATGAAATAACGCTCCATGAAAGCATTAAACCCATTCATGACTATTCCTCCCTTGTATAATTCATTAAATCCAGCGCCTGATCCAAGACTTTCTCGCCATCTGTTGAGCCGTAAGCTCTCATATCGATGATTTCAATGGGTGTGTTTGCTGCTTTCGCTTTCTTAAAAAGTTCATTTTTCTTATACCGGATTTGCGGCCCGAGTAAAATAACATTTGCTGTTTCTACATGCTTATCGATATCATCAGCCGAATAAGCCTCAATCTCTACATTGATCTCTCTTTCGTTTGCAACCTTTTTCATTCGTTCTACTAGCAAACTTGTACTCATCCCTAATGCGCATAATAATGTAATTTTCATAGATAATGATCCCCCTTTATCATTTATGGACCGAAAACAGCGGCAAGTATTTTTCGTTAACCGGCAGCATTTCAGTCAGAATATTTTTTGCCCGCTCTGCAGATGGAACGAGCGGATGTAATGTCAACGCCTGTAATGCTATCCCTTCATCTCCGCTCACAGCTGCTTCTACCGTCAGCTCTTCATAAGCTTTCACATGCTGCAAAAGGCCTCTAATTTGTGGTGGAACCTCTTCGACCTGAAGCGGCGTTACCTGATGACTTTCAACCACACAATTGACTTCAATGCTGACATCATCTGGTAGGCAGGCTATGGTCCCGTTATTTCGCACATTTAATGTGTGAACACGCTTTGTATTTAAATGAATGGATTTAATCAAATCAATAGCAGCTTCCGAATAATAGGCGCCTCCACGCTTTTCTAAGGCTTTAGGTTTTTCCTGTACCTCAGGATTTTGATAGATTTCAAACAAATCTTTCTCAACCTGTTGTACCTGATCCGCACGTGTTTCATTATTCTGAAGTTGCTCACGCTGTTCTTCCAATATCCGATCCGTCTGATAGTAATATTTATGATAGCCACATGGTATAGCTTTCATGGATTGGAGAAATTCCAGATCCCAACCAAACGAAGGAATATTTTTTGCTTCATAGATATCCGATTTGCCGGTCAAAATATCACGCATTCGTGACTCGCCGCTAATATATAAACTTGTTATCCAGATAAGATGATTAATACCAACAAAGTTGATACTGACGTCTTTCATCGGCACATGATAGGTACTGGCAAATTTTTTATAGAAATTGATAGGATTATTGCATAGACCAATAGCCTTAACATTGCTGTGTTTTAAAATGGCCTCCGTAATAATACCCGCTGGATTGGTAAAGTTTAGCAGCCATGCATCCGGTGCCAATTCCTCCATATCCTTACAAATGTCCAACATTACTGGAATGGTGCGCAACGCCTTCATGAAACCACCCGCACCAGTTGTCTCCTGTCCGATTACACCATGTTTGATGGAGATATACTCATCATTTCGTCGCATCGCCAACTGTCCAACTCTGATTTGGGTAATCACATAAGCCGCATCTTTAATAGCTTCTTTTCTATGAAAGGTAGCAACAATTTTTATAGAACATTTCGCCTTTTCTACCATTCTTTTGGACAAAGCCTCGATAATGGACAATTTTTCTTTTCCTTCTTCGACATCTACCAGCCAAACCTCTGATATAGGTAACACATCCTGGTTGTTAATAATCCCTTCTATTAATTCCGGTGTATAAGAAGACCCCCCTCCTATTACCGTTAGTTTTAGACCATCCATCACTTACACACCCCTTCCTTGTTGTATGCTTATGCTACTTTCATCATAGTATGTAATCCCTTTCATTTTAAGTGGATATTTTTCCGTTGTCACCGGCAAAAAGTTGGTAATGAACATTGTTCCGGCTAATTTCCTGATTCATGTACGATAAGAAGCTTCTCGGGTACATCGTTTTGCTATAATTCCCGATTCATGTACGATAGGACGCTCCTCGGGTACATCGTTTCACTAAATTTCCTGATTCATGTATGATAGAACGCTCCTCGGGTACATCGTTTTGCTATAATTCCCGATTCATGTATGATAGGACGCTCCTCGGGTACATCATTTCACTAAATTTCCTGATTCATGTACGATAGGACACTCCTCGGGTACATCATTTCACTAAATTTCCTGATTCATGTATGATAGGACACTCCTCTCAACCATCAACTTGCAATCGCCGCCCGTTCTTCACCAAGCAAATGGATGCCCACACTTGTTATAGGAGAGAAGCGTTCCAATTTGCGACGTCGCAGCCTTAGCTGCATTTCCCTCATGCCACTAAACTTCAGCATTTTATAATTCTCTATGTATCAAAAAAAGCAAAGGAACACTCCCTTGCTTGTTACATCGTTTTTATGATCTCTTCTAATTGTGCATAGGTCTCGCATTCCAAAAACCGCATAACAGCACGCTTGTTATCAGTCAATTTCCCCAGGGATTGAAACATTGGTTTGAGATCTTCTTTCTTTGTTTTATTAACGTTCAGTAAAAAGATAACTTGTACGAGTTTATCTCCCCATAGGATTGGCTTCTTTAAGGTGACAATCGTCCAAAAAGTAGTGTCCGTTTTCGGCTCGAGAGGATGTGGTATTGCCAGTAAATTACCAAAACTTGTCGGCGCATAATGTTCTCTTTCCAATACAGAATCTATATAGTCGCTCTCCACCACTCCATCTTGCATTAAAACGTCACCCAAAAATCGGATAACAGCCTCAGGGGTTTCAAACTCCTTATTTAAAAACGTATACTTTTGACGCATGTACGATGCAAAGACAGATTTATCCTTAGCTAGCATACGTTCTATGACCATTACATCACTATCTCCAAGTATCGTATTTACATAAATCACAGGCACCGACAAATCCAGCTCAATAGGGATGGTACTTATAATGAAATCAACCCCATTCAACGATTGATGAGTTAAGTTATAATGCTCCGTCGTGCCGATGATCTCCAAGTCTTCTTTAAATTTATCTTGTAATTTAAATTGTAATAACTGTGCACTGCCCAGTCCGGAAGCACATACAATCAAACATCTTTTCACATGGGAAGTAGCTTTCTTCCGTCTTTCCTGTGCCACTTCAATATGGAGTGCCAAATAGCCAATTTCATCTTCATTAACAACGATATCTAACTGTTCATCGAGAATATCCACACCAATTAATGCCGCCTCAAAAGAAAGCGGATATTTCCTTTTTATGTCTTCCAACATTGGATTACGTATATTCATTTGATGCCTATATCTATTAATGGCAGGCTTTAAATGCAAACTTAAATGCCGCAAGAGTTCCTCATCACTGGAAAGGCCAAGTGCATACTTTGCATCAATCCTTTTCACCATATCCCTAGCTAAATTTTGAATATCATTATGCACAACCGCGTTCATGTTTTCTTTCTCCTTAACGGAATTTGTTAATGTTGTCCCTTGTAAATGAATGGAAAGATAGGCCACTTCATTTTCAGGAAAGCGAACGCCCAAACCTGCCTCTATTTCTTGCATCATTTCTTTTGCCACCAGATATTCCTTCTCATTCTTTACCTCAAGAAGTTCTTCATGCACTATTTGTATGGATTGATCTTCTTGGATGCGCTTCCATGCAATAGCAAGATGAGTAATTAAATTTTGCAAACTGATATCCGAAATAATAATGTGATGCTTCCTTAGGTTTTTCAGGATGCTGTTTCGGATAATTTCTAAATCTGCTTCCGGTAACATTTTAAGCCAATGGG
It encodes the following:
- a CDS encoding BglG family transcription antiterminator, with translation MDSRWREIIKLLKHADVPVTSLNLATDLKVSSKTVRNDIKGLNSLLRNYNITIDAYKGKGYVLNIKDEEDFRYFLQQYVKEEIRTVPNEPDKRVDFLMEKILLQTDYIKMEDLAEELYISRSTLQADLKIVRAILEEYDLSIEHKPNYGIKVIGKETLIRFCISEYIFNQKPVFMEEYTHWLKMLPEADLEIIRNSILKNLRKHHIIISDISLQNLITHLAIAWKRIQEDQSIQIVHEELLEVKNEKEYLVAKEMMQEIEAGLGVRFPENEVAYLSIHLQGTTLTNSVKEKENMNAVVHNDIQNLARDMVKRIDAKYALGLSSDEELLRHLSLHLKPAINRYRHQMNIRNPMLEDIKRKYPLSFEAALIGVDILDEQLDIVVNEDEIGYLALHIEVAQERRKKATSHVKRCLIVCASGLGSAQLLQFKLQDKFKEDLEIIGTTEHYNLTHQSLNGVDFIISTIPIELDLSVPVIYVNTILGDSDVMVIERMLAKDKSVFASYMRQKYTFLNKEFETPEAVIRFLGDVLMQDGVVESDYIDSVLEREHYAPTSFGNLLAIPHPLEPKTDTTFWTIVTLKKPILWGDKLVQVIFLLNVNKTKKEDLKPMFQSLGKLTDNKRAVMRFLECETYAQLEEIIKTM
- a CDS encoding ChbG/HpnK family deacetylase, with amino-acid sequence MNKSSSKQLIINADDFGLTPGASAGILYAHRHGILTSTTAMVNTAFSKQSLTEAKSYPDLGIGLHFVLDAGRPIFSHNSSLTDHRGHFLKGRSLIDAAKTWDIKDELKAQLELLHEWYGNVTHIDSHHHMHLHIPDALEAVIEVAERYQLPVRTFSETAVIGKGRTTDYFHYDFYGEENVSVAYLLAIFSNIKPGTTEVMCHPAFLDAWLRRVSSYDFTRMKELEILVDNKVQEWLNDHSIHLIHYGGLHHGH
- a CDS encoding PTS sugar transporter subunit IIB, which produces MKITLLCALGMSTSLLVERMKKVANEREINVEIEAYSADDIDKHVETANVILLGPQIRYKKNELFKKAKAANTPIEIIDMRAYGSTDGEKVLDQALDLMNYTREE
- the celB gene encoding PTS cellobiose transporter subunit IIC, with the translated sequence MNGFNAFMERYFMPVAGKLAEQRHLKAVRDGIVAAMPLLIIGSIFLIISSPPIESWETFMEPYAPTLNIPVDATFGMLGLVAVFAISYSLANSYKMDGLSAGVLALAAFMVATPLTEEGDIPLNLMGAEGLFIAIVLAIFTVEVYRFFENRNIVIRMPEGVPPSVWRAFSALIPGAVIIFIVWGVDLLLTSSFDLSLHGIVSAVLRQPLEAMGGSFWGAMIAIILVHLLWSFGIHGISIVASVMAPIWYSLTDQNVAAQQAGEALPHVIGQPFMAIWWAVGGSGMALALTILFVWRARSKHLKGLGRGSIWASFFNISEPVIFGAPIVMNPLLFVPFILAPLAVGIITYFSMSLGIVGKPYVIVPWTTPPPFSGILTTGDWRGGVLMMVNLVVAMFIYYPFFRLYDKKLMEEEETNEQAAASKDV
- a CDS encoding 6-phospho-beta-glucosidase; this encodes MDGLKLTVIGGGSSYTPELIEGIINNQDVLPISEVWLVDVEEGKEKLSIIEALSKRMVEKAKCSIKIVATFHRKEAIKDAAYVITQIRVGQLAMRRNDEYISIKHGVIGQETTGAGGFMKALRTIPVMLDICKDMEELAPDAWLLNFTNPAGIITEAILKHSNVKAIGLCNNPINFYKKFASTYHVPMKDVSINFVGINHLIWITSLYISGESRMRDILTGKSDIYEAKNIPSFGWDLEFLQSMKAIPCGYHKYYYQTDRILEEQREQLQNNETRADQVQQVEKDLFEIYQNPEVQEKPKALEKRGGAYYSEAAIDLIKSIHLNTKRVHTLNVRNNGTIACLPDDVSIEVNCVVESHQVTPLQVEEVPPQIRGLLQHVKAYEELTVEAAVSGDEGIALQALTLHPLVPSAERAKNILTEMLPVNEKYLPLFSVHK